The Henckelia pumila isolate YLH828 chromosome 2, ASM3356847v2, whole genome shotgun sequence genome includes a window with the following:
- the LOC140884974 gene encoding uncharacterized protein, translated as MGWSIKQDVSINGGVDWSQILLRQGSAAELEKPPSMRRQQTSQQPEFLKCPRCGSTNTKFCYYNNYNKSQPRYFCKSCKRHWTKGGTLRNVPVGGGRKSKRPKKSTPAIPISSSAAAAAQDCPNDQKTMYSTTPYHNLSRSPSPMLRDIQKTSNMADENGTNNTRNSHVSASQIESTDQCPFSSLGIFDLNSCLNVYQDYMWNLDSAVESTNNITSVNNPATSSVQQWVTVESCSDTMDLANDDWNWNHEIDELVSPDQFKYIMG; from the coding sequence ATGGGTTGGAGCATTAAACAGGACGTTTCTATTAACGGCGGAGTTGATTGGAGCCAGATTTTGCTCCGGCAAGGATCGGCGGCGGAGCTGGAAAAACCGCCGTCGATGCGGCGGCAACAGACGTCACAGCAGCCGGAGTTCTTGAAGTGTCCCAGGTGTGGTTCAACAAACACAAAGTTTTGTTACTACAATAATTACAACAAGTCTCAGCCACGCTATTTTTGCAAATCTTGTAAGAGGCATTGGACTAAAGGTGGCACCCTTCGAAATGTTCCGGTTGGCGGTGGCCGGAAAAGCAAACGGCCCAAGAAGTCCACCCCCGCCATCCCCATCTCCtcctccgccgccgccgccgcacAAGATTGCCCAAATGATCAGAAAACCATGTACTCCACTACTCCCTATCACAACCTTTCCCGTTCTCCCTCTCCCATGCTACGAGATATCCAGAAGACTTCCAATATGGCGGACGAAAATGGCACAAACAATACAAGAAATTCTCATGTGTCAGCATCTCAAATCGAGAGTACAGATCAGTGTCCATTCTCGAGTTTAGGCATATTTGATCTGAATTCTTGTTTAAATGTGTACCAAGACTACATGTGGAATCTTGATTCTGCAGTGGAATCCACCAATAATATCACCTCTGTAAATAACCCTGCCACAAGTAGTGTGCAGCAGTGGGTGACTGTGGAAAGCTGCAGTGATACAATGGACTTGGCCAATGACGACTGGAATTGGAATCATGAAATCGACGAGTTAGTTTCACCTGATCAGTTCAAATACATAATGGGATGA
- the LOC140884133 gene encoding caffeoylshikimate esterase yields the protein MEQSHYWGDTPEEEFYAQHGIKSTQSYYTSPRGLTLFTKSWQPPPSAPPRGIICMIHGYGNSISWTFQATAIFLAQNGFSSFALDIEGHGHSQGLKAYVPNVDLVVDDCLSFFESVITQNPNFENLPVFLYGESMGGAICLLIHFKKPLFFKGAILLAPMCKISDKVKPRWPIPQILTAVARFAPTLAVVPTADLLDKSVKVPEKKIIGMKNPTRYQGRPRLGTVMELIRITDLIHGRLSDVEIPFIVIHGSADVVTDPEVSRELYELAKSEDKTIKIYEGMMHSLLFGETDENVAIVRGDILKWLNDRC from the coding sequence ATGGAGCAATCCCATTACTGGGGAGACACACCAGAAGAAGAATTCTACGCCCAACATGGCATCAAATCCACCCAATCCTACTACACCTCCCCCAGAGGCCTCACCCTCTTCACCAAATCTTGGCAGCCGCCACCGTCCGCCCCTCCACGTGGCATCATCTGCATGATTCACGGCTACGGCAACTCCATCAGCTGGACTTTCCAGGCCACCGCCATCTTCCTCGCCCAGAATGGATTCTCCTCTTTCGCCCTCGACATCGAAGGCCACGGCCACTCGCAAGGCCTCAAGGCCTATGTCCCCAACGTGGACCTTGTTGTGGACGATTGCCTCTCCTTCTTCGAATCGGTGATTACCCAGAACCCCAATTTCGAGAACCTCCCGGTGTTCTTGTACGGGGAATCCATGGGCGGCGCAATCTGTCTGCTGATCCATTTCAAGAAACCCCTTTTCTTCAAAGGCGCCATCTTGCTCGCTCCCATGTGTAAAATCTCCGACAAAGTGAAGCCCAGATGGCCGATCCCGCAGATCTTGACCGCCGTCGCGAGATTTGCGCCCACTTTGGCCGTCGTTCCCACTGCCGATTTGTTGGACAAATCCGTCAAAGTCCCGGAGAAGAAGATCATCGGGATGAAGAATCCCACGAGGTATCAGGGGAGGCCGAGATTGGGTACGGTGATGGAACTCATAAGGATTACAGATTTAATCCATGGTAGGCTGAGTGATGTGGAGATTCCGTTTATTGTGATTCATGGAAGTGCGGATGTGGTTACGGATCCAGAGGTGAGCAGAGAGTTGTATGAATTGGCTAAAAGTGAGGATAAAACGATCAAGATTTACGAGGGGATGATGCATTCTTTGTTGTTCGGAGAAACCGATGAAAATGTGGCGATTGTTCGTGGGGATATCTTGAAGTGGCTGAATGATAGATGCTGA
- the LOC140884642 gene encoding protein GID8 homolog isoform X1: MAESKKAIGMDVWNREFQEVTVRKEDMNKLVMNFLVTEGFADAAKTFGFESGTKPDIDLATVKAGRMVVKKAVQNGHVLDAIEKIHNLDPAILYKYPKALFSLEQQFFIELIRYRRIEEAMIFALGALAPMAEQNGFLEEFERTFSLLVFYDVANNPVSDLLKMSRRNETARVVNEAILISQTNEKEAKLYSLLKMLAWVDKELDKKVTYPRLQDFSTCELEASDMISGCHTFSFSSSHPNI; encoded by the exons ATG GCAGAATCAAAGAAAGCTATCGGTATGGATGTATGGAACAGAGAATTCCAGGAAGTTACAGTTAGGAAGGAGGATATGAATAAATTGGTGATGAACTTTCTGGTGACCGAGGGTTTTGCAGATGCAGCTAAAACATTTGGATTCGAATCTGGGACTAAGC CAGATATAGATCTTGCAACTGTCAAAGCTGGTCGCATGGTAGTTAAGAAGGCGGTGCAAAACGGGCACGTGCTAGATGCTattgaaaaaattcataatttggACCCGGCG ATTTTATACAAATATCCCAAAGCCCTCTTCAGTCTCGAACAACAATTTTTCATAGAACTGATACGGTATAGGAGAATAGAGGAGGCCATGATTTTTGCTCTTGGGGCACTTGCTCCAATGGCAGAGCAAAAT GGCTTTCTAGAGGAGTTCGAGAGGACATTTTCGCTGCTTGTTTTTTACGATGTCGCTAACAATCCTGTTAGTGACCTGCTAAAAATGTCACGGCGCAATGAGACTGCTAGGGTTGTGAATGAAGCCATCCTTATCAGCCAAACCAATGAAAAAG AGGCAAAACTATATAGCTTACTGAAAATGCTGGCATGGGTGGACAAAGAGCTTGACAAGAAAGTTACATATCCAAGATTGCAAGATTTTTCTACCTGCGAACTTGAAGCAAGCGACATGATTTCAGGTTGCCATACCTTTAGCTTCTCATCGAGCCACCCGAATATATGA
- the LOC140884642 gene encoding protein GID8 homolog isoform X4, whose translation MAESKKAIGMDVWNREFQEVTVRKEDMNKLVMNFLVTEGFADAAKTFGFESGTKPDIDLATVKAGRMVVKKAVQNGHVLDAIEKIHNLDPAGFLEEFERTFSLLVFYDVANNPVSDLLKMSRRNETARVVNEAILISQTNEKEAKLYSLLKMLAWVDKELDKKVTYPRLQDFSTCELEASDMISGCHTFSFSSSHPNI comes from the exons ATG GCAGAATCAAAGAAAGCTATCGGTATGGATGTATGGAACAGAGAATTCCAGGAAGTTACAGTTAGGAAGGAGGATATGAATAAATTGGTGATGAACTTTCTGGTGACCGAGGGTTTTGCAGATGCAGCTAAAACATTTGGATTCGAATCTGGGACTAAGC CAGATATAGATCTTGCAACTGTCAAAGCTGGTCGCATGGTAGTTAAGAAGGCGGTGCAAAACGGGCACGTGCTAGATGCTattgaaaaaattcataatttggACCCGGCG GGCTTTCTAGAGGAGTTCGAGAGGACATTTTCGCTGCTTGTTTTTTACGATGTCGCTAACAATCCTGTTAGTGACCTGCTAAAAATGTCACGGCGCAATGAGACTGCTAGGGTTGTGAATGAAGCCATCCTTATCAGCCAAACCAATGAAAAAG AGGCAAAACTATATAGCTTACTGAAAATGCTGGCATGGGTGGACAAAGAGCTTGACAAGAAAGTTACATATCCAAGATTGCAAGATTTTTCTACCTGCGAACTTGAAGCAAGCGACATGATTTCAGGTTGCCATACCTTTAGCTTCTCATCGAGCCACCCGAATATATGA
- the LOC140884642 gene encoding protein GID8 homolog isoform X2 — protein MAESKKAIGMDVWNREFQEVTVRKEDMNKLVMNFLVTEGFADAAKTFGFESGTKHIDLATVKAGRMVVKKAVQNGHVLDAIEKIHNLDPAILYKYPKALFSLEQQFFIELIRYRRIEEAMIFALGALAPMAEQNGFLEEFERTFSLLVFYDVANNPVSDLLKMSRRNETARVVNEAILISQTNEKEAKLYSLLKMLAWVDKELDKKVTYPRLQDFSTCELEASDMISGCHTFSFSSSHPNI, from the exons ATG GCAGAATCAAAGAAAGCTATCGGTATGGATGTATGGAACAGAGAATTCCAGGAAGTTACAGTTAGGAAGGAGGATATGAATAAATTGGTGATGAACTTTCTGGTGACCGAGGGTTTTGCAGATGCAGCTAAAACATTTGGATTCGAATCTGGGACTAAGC ATATAGATCTTGCAACTGTCAAAGCTGGTCGCATGGTAGTTAAGAAGGCGGTGCAAAACGGGCACGTGCTAGATGCTattgaaaaaattcataatttggACCCGGCG ATTTTATACAAATATCCCAAAGCCCTCTTCAGTCTCGAACAACAATTTTTCATAGAACTGATACGGTATAGGAGAATAGAGGAGGCCATGATTTTTGCTCTTGGGGCACTTGCTCCAATGGCAGAGCAAAAT GGCTTTCTAGAGGAGTTCGAGAGGACATTTTCGCTGCTTGTTTTTTACGATGTCGCTAACAATCCTGTTAGTGACCTGCTAAAAATGTCACGGCGCAATGAGACTGCTAGGGTTGTGAATGAAGCCATCCTTATCAGCCAAACCAATGAAAAAG AGGCAAAACTATATAGCTTACTGAAAATGCTGGCATGGGTGGACAAAGAGCTTGACAAGAAAGTTACATATCCAAGATTGCAAGATTTTTCTACCTGCGAACTTGAAGCAAGCGACATGATTTCAGGTTGCCATACCTTTAGCTTCTCATCGAGCCACCCGAATATATGA
- the LOC140884642 gene encoding protein GID8 homolog isoform X3, with product MDVWNREFQEVTVRKEDMNKLVMNFLVTEGFADAAKTFGFESGTKPDIDLATVKAGRMVVKKAVQNGHVLDAIEKIHNLDPAILYKYPKALFSLEQQFFIELIRYRRIEEAMIFALGALAPMAEQNGFLEEFERTFSLLVFYDVANNPVSDLLKMSRRNETARVVNEAILISQTNEKEAKLYSLLKMLAWVDKELDKKVTYPRLQDFSTCELEASDMISGCHTFSFSSSHPNI from the exons ATGGATGTATGGAACAGAGAATTCCAGGAAGTTACAGTTAGGAAGGAGGATATGAATAAATTGGTGATGAACTTTCTGGTGACCGAGGGTTTTGCAGATGCAGCTAAAACATTTGGATTCGAATCTGGGACTAAGC CAGATATAGATCTTGCAACTGTCAAAGCTGGTCGCATGGTAGTTAAGAAGGCGGTGCAAAACGGGCACGTGCTAGATGCTattgaaaaaattcataatttggACCCGGCG ATTTTATACAAATATCCCAAAGCCCTCTTCAGTCTCGAACAACAATTTTTCATAGAACTGATACGGTATAGGAGAATAGAGGAGGCCATGATTTTTGCTCTTGGGGCACTTGCTCCAATGGCAGAGCAAAAT GGCTTTCTAGAGGAGTTCGAGAGGACATTTTCGCTGCTTGTTTTTTACGATGTCGCTAACAATCCTGTTAGTGACCTGCTAAAAATGTCACGGCGCAATGAGACTGCTAGGGTTGTGAATGAAGCCATCCTTATCAGCCAAACCAATGAAAAAG AGGCAAAACTATATAGCTTACTGAAAATGCTGGCATGGGTGGACAAAGAGCTTGACAAGAAAGTTACATATCCAAGATTGCAAGATTTTTCTACCTGCGAACTTGAAGCAAGCGACATGATTTCAGGTTGCCATACCTTTAGCTTCTCATCGAGCCACCCGAATATATGA